Part of the Ctenopharyngodon idella isolate HZGC_01 chromosome 24, HZGC01, whole genome shotgun sequence genome, CTAAAGCAAGAAAATGTACAACATTCTATTACAATTATGTTCTCATTAAaatgctgaacacaaaagatgatattttgaagtttTAGTGACCACTGAATCTTACTGCTCAACATACTTGAGTTTGTTCAGTGTGAAGTTTGAATCCTTCAGTAGATCAGAGAGCAGCTTGACTCCTGATCCTCCCAGGTTATTCcagctcagatccagctctctcaggtgtgaggggtttgaacacagagctgaagccagataACCACAGCCTTCATCTGTCACCTTACAGCCCCGCaatctacaaacacacacagaaacaatgAAGATATCTGTGACATCAGAACTCACAACAAACACTTGTTAAATCTGTTAATAATCATGGTGGTACGCGAGATGACTCTCTTCTCATTCTGTTCCCGCTATAGATTAGGTTTATGCTAAAAAGCAGGCTAACTAAATTCCAGCGCAACGCTTTAGTTTTATCTCTGAAAGAGCGCATGGAAATTAGCAGCTAAACATTAATATACTGTTTTACGAGAGGAATGCTGAACGACCGAGTGTAATATCCAGGACCCTCATTTATCAACGATGCGTACGGACAGATTTGTGCGTAATGAGTGCGTAAGAACAGTTTCACGCAAAGTGTGGGATTCACCAACTTGTACTTATATGTagaaatgtgtgtaaatataagCACACCTCTGAGCATGCTTACGCAGAAAATCTAGTGGTAGAAGAACGACACTAcacataaaaagcatttaagagtGTCACAGTATGCATTAAGCAATCCACATATGTCCtatgtttcttttaattataaaacactcaatttataatttgtctaattttaaacaCGATGCGTAATTGGTGTCAAACCCTATAAAAGACAgctgtgaaaaatgtttgtctCAGTGCAATGGCTTATCTTGCGTTATTGGAAGACTTGGCAAACAATGCGCTTGGCAGAGAGCGCGTTTTCCAAGATTGTGCTGATCTGCTTGGCGAGAACACAGAGTGCTCTCTTTGCCATTATTGCGGTGAGGAAAAAATACAATCACGTGATTTTTAAAGGGAAGTGTTGTCACCATATATGGTTCATTGGAGGCGTTTCCGAATGCTAATGACCGTGAACGTGAACGAGCATGGTACTTACGCACATATAGGATTTATCAACAATGATTGCTTACTCATGTGCGTAAGAACTGCGTGCGCACATTTGATAAATACAGATTTTCTTGTACTTAGGCACATTCTAAATTTCATTCGTAGGACaaaatatagaaccttttctacgcactgttgataaatgagggcccaGGGATGCAAGcaactgaactttttttttttttttttttttaaatgtcactgttttgaatgtaaaatatggtataatttacatttgattcatgtacctcataactgaatgtgacaagACAAGAAACGTTTTGCGTTTGCGACATATCAGATATCTGTAGAGTTAACGTgcatattttaaagcaaaatattatttgcaaatagtgaTAAATTGCCTACTTCACAACTGCTGTAGAACTTATTTTACaatgtttacttttatttattcccttaatcattttaatatttaataattatttaattcctttaaaacaacaaatttttaaaatgcttgggtgaactatcttttTAAGAAGATCTACTCATTGAAATTGATATTGTAAGAAAGTAAGTCAGTAATCTTTTCCTCCACGCAGCTCTAATACAGACCCTTTCCACATTTCACTCCACTGTACACTTGTAGATGGAGAGACTGAAATACAAATACAGACATTCACAGGATGAGATGAATCTTACTGCTCAACATACTTGAGTGTGTTCAGTGTGCAGTTTGGATTCTTCAGCAGATCAGAGATGATCTTGAGTCCTGATTCTCCCAGGTTATTGAAGCTCAGATCCAgatctctcaggtgtgaggggtttgaacacagagctgaagccagataACCACAGCCTTCATCTGTCACCCCACAGCTACATaatctacaaacacacacagaaacaatgAAGATATCTGTGACATCAGAACTCACAACAAACACTTGTTAAATCTGTTGAATAATTACACATCCATTTAATATAAACTGATAAGAGTTAAATCTCTCTCATTTCATAAACTATAAGTTCTGCTGAAAGGAGAATATGGTTCTGGGTCCTGCAGGTCATTGCGACTCATGTCCAGCTCGATCAGATGGGAGTTTGTAGAAATGATGCCACAACAAGGATTCACAGCACTGACCATACTCCAAATGTGTGACAAACAGTGATTAAACCACACAGCTGAAGCACGAgagcagagagagacagaccTCCAGATGATGAACTTGTCTCAGAGCCGACCGGCAtgcttgtgacataaaaacatatttgtgaatgttttttattagcaaatttcattttatttatttatgaatttaattcatttttgtgaaattcctgacatatatttgtggatctcattctatttatttgtgcatatgattattttttgtaaatctCTTTAAATTTACTTGTGTATCATAATCTATTTATCTGGAATACTGGAACGATTCTATCTCCATAAGTTACTGTCAACGGTGTTGGGCATTTGAGCTAAAACCGAAGGGTGAATGAACACCGGTCGGTAAACTGCAGCACTCTGCTAGCGGGTTAATAAACTCAACCAAACATGTcctatatgagattaatcagatatAGACAACATAAAAGTAATCTTACAACTTATATCAGCACAAAAGGACATAAATGCGCACATGAACTTGACAGTCTGATGTGTAACTCGTTGTGAATGCACTCTTCCCTTAACAGCTCACTGAAAAACAGGCAACTAAAGCACAGAAAATGTACAACATTCTATTACAATTATGTTctcattaaaatgttatgtatagACATATGACAGACTGGTGCTGAACATCTTGCACTTAACCGTATCTCATGATCAAAGTAATTCCAGGCATCACTGTGGCATTTCAAATCCAGTTTCACTTTATTTCACTGGACTGGAAGACGTGCTGTCTAACGTTAACAAATCAGACCTCAGATACCGCTCAGATCAGAGACGTTTATGATTTTCTGGGAgctatgaataaaataaaaataaattatagaaTTCACAATTTCTCATCTTATTTGTCTTATCCTACTACTTTAGTGAATAGAATGAGTAAATTAGtgctaaatcatttttaaatactatACTAAAAAAACATTCTCTCCCAAGTCCCAACTTGCGAATGACTCTCTTCTCGTGCTGTTCCCGCTATAGATTAGGCTTATGCTAAATAGCAGGCTAACTAAACTAAATGGATATTTATTCAtcgttttttaataaatgcacaacTAAAGGAGAGGGAGCTCTAACTCTGATTCTTCCACTATCAACATCTACGCAAATCTGAAAAGAGGCGGCGGCCTCTGCATTAGGTAACGTTAGGCCTAAAGATGTGTTTTTGACTCTTTGCATAGCAGTCGttcattataaatttaaaatgcagAAGATATGAtacatatattttgtgaaatgtagagtatatgttaaatatatagCCCCCATAGACATTTAGAGGGACTCCCCAAAGTCTCcccaaaaattagaaatggccaaattgtccctCAATATTTTATAGTcttgatgctgctctgctgcacttcaTCATGCGTAgctctgtttgttttttagaggacaaaaagttttaaaagtttttaggtTGCTCTGTCTCAATAGTCTAACAGCACTCGTCAATGTCAAACGagtgagatggccaatcaaatcaaagaaggcgggtcTTACAGAAGACGAGTATGAATTCCAGCGCAAGGCTTTAGTTTTATCTCTGAAAGAGTGCATGGAAATTAGCAGCTAAACATTAATATACTGTTTTACGAGAGGAATGCTGAACGACCGAGTGTAATATCCagggccctcatttatcaacgGTGCGTACGGACAGATTTGTGCGTAATGAGTGCGTAAGAACAGTTTCACGCAAAGTGTGGGATTCACCAACTTGTACTTATATGTagaaatgtgtgtaaatataagCACACCTCTGAGCAAGCTTACGCAGAAAATCTAGTGGTAGAAGAACGACACTAcacataaaaagcatttaagagtGTCACAGTATGCATTAAGCAATCCACATATGTCCTGTGtttcttttaattataaaacattcaaTTTATAATTTGTCTAGTTTTAAACACAATGCGTAATTGGTGTCAAACCCTATAAAAGACAgctgtgaaaaatgtttgtctCAGTGCAATGGCTTATCTTGCGTTATTGGAAGACTTGGCAAACAGTGCGCTCCGCAGAGAGCGCGTTTTCTAAGATTGTGCTGATCTGCTTGGCGAGAGCACAGAGTGCTCTCTTTGCCATTATTGCGgtgaggaaaaaaatacaatcacGCGATTTTTAAAGGGAAGTGTTGTCACCATATATGGTTCATTGGAGGCGTTTCCGAATGCTAATGACCGTGAACATGAATGAGCATGGTACTTACGCACACATGGGATTTATCAACAATGATTGCTTACTCATGTGCGTAAGAACTGCGTGCGCACATTTGATATATACAGATTTTCTTGTACTTAGGCACATTCTAAATTTCATTTGTAGGACaaaatatagaaccttttctacgcactgttgataaatgagggcccaGGGATGCAAGCaactgaacctttttttttttttttttttaaatgtcactgttttgaatgtaaaatatggtataatttacatttgattcatgtacctcataactgaatgtgacaagACAAGAAACGTTTTGCGTTTGCAACATATCAGACATCTGTAGAGTGAACGTgcatattttaaagcaaaatattatttgcaaatagtgaTAAATTGCCTACTTCACAACTGCTGTAGAACTTATTTTACaatgtttacttttatttattcccttaatcattttaatatttaataattatttaattcctttaaaacaacaatttttaaatgtttgggtgaactatcttttTAAGAAGATCTACTCATTGAGATTGATATTGTAACAAAGTAAATCAGTAATCTTTTCCTCCAAGCAGCTCTACTACAGGCCCTTTCCACATTTCACTCCACTGTACACTTGTAGATGGTGAGACTGAAATACAAATACAGACATTCACAGGATGAAATGAATCTTACTGCTCAACATACTTGAGTGTGTTCAGTGTGCAGTTTGGATCCTTCAGCAGATCAGAGATGATCTTGAGTCCTGATTCTCCCAGGTTATTGccgctcagatccagctctctcaggtgtgaggggtttaaacgcagagctgaagccagataACCACAGCCTTCATCTGTCACCTCACAGCGATATaatctacaaacacacacagaaacaatgAAGATATCTGTGACATCAGAACTCACAACAAACACTTGTTAAATCTGTTGAATAATTACACATCCATTTAATATAAAGTGATAAGAGTTAAATCTCTCTCATTTCATAAACTATAAGTTCTGCTGGAAGGAGAACATGGTTCTGAGTCCTGCAGGTCATTGCGATTCATGTC contains:
- the LOC127507774 gene encoding ribonuclease inhibitor-like isoform X2, with product MSDNELQDSRVMLLSNGLKSPNCQLEILRLSRCKVTDEGCGYLASALCSNPSHLRELDLSDNYLIKSGLKMLSDLLKDPNCTLNTLKLCSCGVTDEGCGYLASALRSNPSHLRDLDLSFNNLGESGLKIISDGLKDPNCTLNTLKLYRCEVTDEGCGYLASALRLNPSHLRELDLSGNNLGESGLKIISDLLKDPNCTLNTLKLCSCGVTDEGCGYLASALCSNPSHLRDLDLSFNNLGESGLKIISDLLKNPNCTLNTLKLRGCKVTDEGCGYLASALCSNPSHLRELDLSWNNLGGSGVKLLSDLLKDSNFTLNKLKPWYI